One genomic region from Solwaraspora sp. WMMD792 encodes:
- a CDS encoding rhamnogalacturonan lyase — translation MNRRTRRRRPHRPPTAVALLAGVLTLTLGVPAGAAPVDRADDVHGPADGPAGGGRPDAVQLEHLDRGLVAAATDQGVFLGWRLLGHEVTGSGATGVTGTDFHVYRDGRRLATVTDSTNYLDTDPATGAGYQVAAVVDGVEVDRSDPVHPWSQAYHDLPLRRPADGVTPAGEAYTYSANDMSVGDVDGDGRYEFVVKWDPSNSKDVSQVGYTGPVYLDTYRLDGTLLHRIDLGVNIRAGAHYTQFLVYDFDGDGRSEMMLKTAPGTRTISYRPDGRVADERYVTMPESDRRAGYSHRDDYRMSAADYHDHLVDMFQGWHAHPEVVAGNWPATLEAAFGIDPAYEYPLSRAAAQALADHFIDVYAPARSSRNNLRAFEGFIVDGPEYLTVFDGATGRELQTVHYQPGRHDDGLMWGDYAMSRIEPGNRVDRFLAAVAYLDGRRPSAVFARGYYTRSTLVAYWWDGRKLTEQWYVDSGWTPMTNPFNDSPHGRDGTDDEFATITTQGQHSISAADVDGDGRHEIVYGAATIDDDGSLLYSAFAQLPPDSAAPGTMARLGHGDAMHVTDIDPRRPGLEAYLVFEGGRWAPYGHGLLDAATGEVIFGAYSGVDTGRGMIGDIDPQHPGHEVWAVSGLGLHTAAGEPLGSQIPGTNMSIRWAADGSTQIVDGAIDQTPTIDDWRRGRLLTAEGTRTNNYTKGNPGLVADVFGDWREELLLRTVDSTAIRIHLSTEVTDRKMYTLMHDPQYRAEVARQQTTYNQPSYPGFYLAADTDFGKVPVPDLWAPGSLPALRTAYDGFRRDGAITGPVTHRLSAALDQAQWHLDRGRTGPATQALQRFVHHLAHPHRRDRVDPAAAAALTHQARTVIGMLG, via the coding sequence CCGACGATGTCCACGGCCCCGCCGACGGACCGGCCGGCGGTGGTCGCCCCGACGCCGTCCAACTCGAACATCTCGACCGCGGCCTGGTCGCCGCCGCCACCGACCAGGGCGTCTTCCTCGGTTGGCGACTGCTCGGCCACGAGGTGACCGGCTCCGGTGCCACCGGCGTGACCGGTACCGACTTCCACGTCTACCGGGACGGCCGGCGGCTGGCCACCGTCACCGACAGCACCAACTACCTGGACACCGACCCCGCGACCGGCGCCGGCTACCAGGTCGCCGCCGTGGTCGACGGCGTCGAGGTCGACCGCAGCGATCCGGTGCACCCGTGGTCGCAGGCCTACCACGATCTGCCGCTGCGTCGGCCCGCCGACGGGGTCACCCCGGCCGGTGAGGCGTACACCTACTCCGCCAACGACATGAGCGTCGGCGACGTCGACGGCGACGGGCGGTACGAGTTCGTCGTCAAGTGGGACCCGTCCAACTCCAAGGACGTCTCCCAGGTCGGCTACACCGGACCGGTCTACCTCGACACGTACCGGCTGGACGGCACCCTGCTGCACCGCATCGACCTCGGGGTCAACATCCGGGCCGGCGCCCACTACACCCAGTTCCTGGTCTACGACTTCGACGGCGACGGCCGCTCGGAGATGATGCTCAAGACCGCCCCCGGCACCAGGACGATCAGCTACCGGCCCGACGGCCGGGTCGCCGACGAACGCTACGTCACCATGCCGGAGTCCGACCGGCGGGCCGGCTACTCGCACCGCGACGACTACCGGATGTCCGCCGCCGACTACCACGACCACCTGGTCGACATGTTCCAGGGCTGGCACGCCCACCCGGAGGTGGTCGCCGGCAACTGGCCCGCCACCCTGGAGGCGGCGTTCGGCATCGACCCGGCGTACGAGTATCCGCTGTCGCGGGCCGCCGCGCAGGCCCTCGCCGACCACTTCATCGACGTCTACGCCCCGGCCCGCAGCAGCCGCAACAACCTGCGTGCCTTCGAAGGCTTCATCGTCGACGGCCCCGAGTACCTCACCGTGTTCGACGGCGCCACCGGGCGGGAGTTGCAGACCGTCCACTACCAGCCCGGTCGGCACGACGACGGTCTGATGTGGGGCGATTACGCGATGTCGCGCATCGAGCCGGGCAACCGGGTCGACCGGTTCCTCGCCGCGGTGGCCTACCTGGACGGCCGCCGGCCGTCGGCGGTCTTCGCCCGCGGCTACTACACCCGCTCCACCCTGGTCGCCTACTGGTGGGACGGGCGCAAGCTCACCGAGCAGTGGTACGTCGACAGCGGCTGGACGCCGATGACCAACCCGTTCAACGACTCGCCGCACGGTCGCGACGGCACCGACGACGAGTTCGCCACCATCACCACCCAGGGGCAGCACTCGATCAGCGCGGCCGACGTCGACGGCGACGGCCGGCACGAGATCGTCTACGGCGCCGCCACCATCGACGACGACGGTAGCCTGCTGTACAGCGCGTTCGCGCAGTTGCCGCCGGACAGCGCGGCCCCGGGCACCATGGCCCGGCTCGGCCACGGCGACGCCATGCACGTCACCGACATCGACCCGCGCCGCCCCGGCCTGGAGGCGTACCTGGTCTTCGAGGGCGGGCGGTGGGCGCCGTACGGGCACGGACTGCTCGACGCCGCCACCGGTGAAGTGATCTTCGGCGCCTACTCCGGAGTGGACACCGGCCGGGGCATGATCGGCGACATCGACCCGCAGCACCCCGGCCACGAGGTGTGGGCGGTCAGCGGACTCGGCCTGCACACCGCCGCCGGCGAGCCGCTCGGCTCGCAGATCCCCGGCACCAACATGAGCATCCGGTGGGCGGCCGACGGCAGCACCCAGATCGTCGACGGCGCGATCGACCAGACCCCGACCATCGACGACTGGCGCCGGGGTCGGCTGCTCACCGCCGAGGGCACCCGGACCAACAACTACACCAAGGGCAACCCGGGCCTGGTCGCCGACGTCTTCGGTGACTGGCGGGAGGAGTTGCTGCTGCGTACGGTCGACAGCACCGCGATCCGGATCCACCTGAGCACCGAGGTGACCGATCGCAAGATGTACACCCTGATGCACGATCCGCAGTACCGCGCCGAGGTGGCCCGCCAGCAGACCACCTACAACCAGCCGTCGTACCCCGGCTTCTACCTGGCCGCCGACACCGACTTCGGAAAGGTGCCGGTGCCGGACCTCTGGGCACCGGGCAGCCTGCCCGCGCTGCGGACCGCGTACGACGGATTCCGGCGCGACGGCGCGATCACCGGACCGGTCACCCACCGGCTGTCCGCCGCGCTGGATCAGGCGCAGTGGCACCTCGACCGGGGCCGCACCGGCCCGGCGACGCAGGCCCTGCAGCGCTTCGTGCACCATCTGGCGCATCCGCACCGGCGTGACCGGGTCGACCCGGCCGCCGCGGCAGCGCTGACCCACCAGGCCCGGACCGTCATCGGCATGCTCGGCTGA
- a CDS encoding type II toxin-antitoxin system PemK/MazF family toxin, which translates to MGRLWQGVTATVGRLAGQRVPAQRRPTPAKLARRRQVAALQRRQLSYAPELDGHADPGEIVWTWVSYEEDPRQGKDRPVLVVGRRSRTLFGLMLSSQSDRDGQRHWLSLGTWGDDGRPSWIRLDRVLTMREDSIRREGAILDRGRFDRVCQALRAGYGWS; encoded by the coding sequence GTGGGAAGACTGTGGCAGGGCGTGACCGCGACCGTCGGCCGGCTGGCCGGTCAACGCGTACCGGCGCAACGGCGCCCGACACCGGCCAAGCTGGCCCGCCGCCGGCAGGTGGCCGCGTTGCAGCGGCGGCAGCTGTCGTACGCACCCGAGCTGGACGGGCACGCCGATCCCGGCGAGATCGTCTGGACCTGGGTGTCGTACGAGGAGGACCCCCGGCAGGGCAAGGACCGCCCGGTCCTGGTGGTGGGCCGGCGCAGCCGCACGCTGTTCGGGCTGATGCTGTCCAGCCAGTCCGACCGCGACGGGCAGCGGCACTGGCTGTCGCTGGGCACCTGGGGCGACGACGGCCGGCCGAGTTGGATCCGGCTCGACCGGGTGCTCACCATGCGGGAGGACAGCATCCGGCGTGAGGGTGCCATCCTCGACCGGGGCCGGTTCGACCGGGTGTGCCAGGCGTTGCGGGCCGGTTACGGCTGGTCCTGA
- a CDS encoding glycosyltransferase, translating into MRIVRLANFITGSSGGLRTALRELGTGYLAAGHEPVLVVPGAADAEEDTAQGRVITVAGPAVPGTGGYRVLLGRSRVRRLLAELAPDRLEVSDRTTLRWTGQWARRHGVPALMVSHETLDGLLRLPFGVRSAGPAKLTDRITERIADRLNAATAAGYDRVVCTTEWAAREFTRIGADNLARVPLGVDLDQFHPRRHDEAVREQYAPNGELLVLHCARLSAEKCPERVLAALAALRDRGVPAVGVIVGTGPRQAGLRAHAVEAGLTVHFANYVGDRDEVARLLAGADVVIAPGPVETFGLAALEALASGTPVVVAAESALPEVIGDAGLAVAGGGQEYADAICELAGRPVAARRAAARRRAEGFPWSAAVDGFLRAHRVDAGADQSAGADQFAGADRIARAARSGSESGSAYDSAGRGHRAARARR; encoded by the coding sequence ATGAGGATCGTTCGGCTGGCGAATTTCATCACCGGCAGCTCCGGTGGGTTACGGACCGCGCTGCGGGAACTCGGCACCGGCTACCTTGCCGCCGGCCACGAGCCGGTGCTGGTGGTGCCGGGGGCGGCCGACGCGGAGGAGGACACCGCACAGGGGCGGGTGATCACCGTCGCCGGGCCGGCGGTGCCCGGCACCGGCGGCTACCGGGTGCTGCTTGGCCGTTCCCGGGTACGCCGCCTACTCGCCGAGCTCGCCCCGGACCGGCTGGAGGTCTCCGACCGCACCACGCTGCGGTGGACCGGACAGTGGGCGCGGCGGCACGGCGTACCCGCGTTGATGGTCTCCCACGAGACGCTCGACGGCCTGTTGCGGTTGCCGTTCGGCGTCCGATCCGCCGGCCCGGCGAAGCTGACCGACCGGATCACCGAGCGGATCGCCGACCGGCTCAACGCGGCGACCGCCGCCGGATACGACCGGGTGGTGTGCACCACCGAGTGGGCCGCGCGTGAGTTCACCCGGATCGGGGCGGACAACCTGGCCCGGGTGCCGCTCGGCGTGGATCTCGACCAGTTCCACCCCCGCCGGCACGACGAGGCGGTCCGCGAGCAGTACGCGCCCAACGGTGAACTGCTGGTGCTGCACTGCGCCCGGCTGTCCGCCGAGAAGTGCCCCGAGCGGGTCCTCGCGGCGCTGGCCGCGCTGCGCGACCGCGGCGTACCCGCCGTCGGGGTGATCGTCGGCACCGGCCCTCGTCAGGCGGGTCTGCGCGCACACGCCGTCGAGGCCGGGCTGACCGTGCACTTCGCCAACTACGTCGGCGACCGCGACGAGGTCGCCCGGCTGCTGGCCGGCGCCGACGTGGTGATCGCACCCGGGCCGGTGGAGACCTTTGGACTGGCCGCCCTGGAAGCCCTGGCCAGCGGCACCCCGGTGGTGGTCGCCGCGGAGAGCGCGCTGCCGGAGGTGATCGGAGACGCTGGGCTGGCGGTGGCCGGCGGCGGGCAGGAGTACGCGGACGCGATCTGCGAACTGGCCGGCCGACCGGTGGCGGCGCGACGCGCGGCGGCCCGCCGCCGGGCGGAGGGCTTTCCCTGGTCGGCGGCGGTCGACGGCTTTCTCCGTGCCCACCGGGTCGACGCTGGCGCTGACCAGTCTGCTGGCGCTGACCAGTTCGCTGGCGCTGACCGGATTGCCCGTGCTGCTCGCTCCGGGTCCGAGTCCGGTTCCGCGTACGACAGCGCCGGGCGTGGGCATCGAGCTGCCCGCGCCCGGCGCTGA
- a CDS encoding DUF4360 domain-containing protein: protein MKRSLTGTRHGMFAALGTVLALTLTAPAHASPATPSAVPDSDITVEVVAASGSGCAPGTARVVANPDNTGFRIRYYDFLATVGDGADPTDSRKNCQLGVLVKVPAGWTFAVATADYRGRARIPSGATGRQRTNYYWQGSSDNSRTDATFGGPYNGFWATADHAPVLVYVPCGQQRVLNINTELRVDAGTSSGQASMSMTTTEGNVDTLFNLDWVRC from the coding sequence ATGAAAAGAAGCCTCACCGGCACGAGACACGGAATGTTCGCCGCACTCGGCACGGTTCTCGCGCTGACCCTGACCGCTCCGGCCCATGCCTCCCCGGCGACGCCGAGCGCCGTGCCGGACAGCGACATCACCGTGGAGGTGGTGGCCGCCAGTGGTTCAGGCTGCGCGCCCGGCACGGCCAGGGTCGTTGCCAACCCCGACAACACCGGCTTCCGGATCCGCTACTACGACTTCCTCGCCACCGTCGGTGACGGGGCCGACCCGACGGACAGCCGGAAGAACTGCCAACTCGGTGTGCTCGTCAAGGTGCCGGCGGGCTGGACCTTCGCGGTCGCCACCGCGGACTACCGGGGTCGGGCCCGGATTCCCAGTGGAGCGACCGGCCGGCAGCGGACGAACTACTACTGGCAGGGTTCGTCCGACAACAGCCGTACCGACGCCACGTTCGGCGGACCGTACAACGGCTTCTGGGCCACTGCGGACCACGCACCAGTGCTGGTGTACGTCCCCTGTGGGCAGCAGCGGGTGCTGAACATCAACACCGAACTGCGAGTGGACGCCGGCACCTCCAGCGGCCAGGCCAGCATGTCGATGACCACGACCGAAGGCAACGTCGACACCCTGTTCAACCTGGACTGGGTCAGGTGCTGA
- a CDS encoding DUF4360 domain-containing protein: MRKLLTRGGVVLALLASSLISGAPASAKGILDDPPDDQVVIDLVAMAGSGCRPGTADVAVSPDNTAFTTIYSDYLVQAGPGISVTDGRRNCQLNVLVHAPAGYTFAIVKVDYRGYGLLSPGAIATQRANYYFQGMTQGTFSSHPIPAPLDDNWMVSDEVPIASVVWHPCGEIRNLNINTELRLSKGSSTDVSFLTMDSTDGSIETMYHLAWQPCP, from the coding sequence ATGCGCAAACTGCTGACGCGTGGCGGCGTGGTGCTTGCGTTGCTCGCCTCATCGTTGATCTCGGGCGCACCCGCGTCCGCCAAGGGGATCCTGGATGACCCACCGGATGACCAGGTTGTGATCGATCTGGTCGCGATGGCGGGTTCCGGTTGTCGGCCAGGTACCGCCGACGTCGCCGTCTCGCCGGACAACACCGCCTTCACCACCATCTACAGCGACTACCTGGTACAGGCGGGTCCGGGTATCTCGGTCACCGACGGTCGCCGTAACTGTCAGCTCAACGTGCTGGTGCACGCGCCGGCGGGCTACACCTTCGCGATCGTGAAGGTGGACTACCGCGGCTACGGGCTGCTCAGCCCGGGCGCCATCGCCACGCAGCGGGCCAACTACTACTTCCAGGGAATGACTCAGGGCACCTTCAGCAGCCATCCGATTCCGGCTCCGCTGGACGACAACTGGATGGTGAGCGACGAGGTGCCGATCGCCTCCGTGGTCTGGCATCCGTGTGGCGAGATCCGCAACCTCAACATCAACACCGAGTTGCGCCTGAGCAAGGGATCGTCGACGGACGTTAGCTTCCTGACCATGGACTCGACGGACGGCAGCATCGAGACGATGTACCACCTGGCCTGGCAGCCCTGCCCGTGA
- a CDS encoding AfsR/SARP family transcriptional regulator translates to MEFEVLGALTVRDHARRVVTVPPGRPTRLLVGLLLRAGRRVPVGELAELLWEGDPPKSYLANLQTHVSRLRRLLPHTPIRWQVDGYRIDADPDQIDVHLFAHEIDAARDAASNGDVRLAAMSFRHALDRFAGPPLAGVRAGSFTADLARLDELRLAAEEGLLTAELAIGRHQPAVARAEALVRQHPLREPFWALLMRALAADGRVAEALDTYQRARDVLRDELGTEPGPRLAAVHRAALRGELPMAADATPTAVPVAGGAAVPASPAVPPVCQLPPAVADFTGRGKVVTDLLARLTPAARTAPPVVVVSGPPGVGKTAVAVHAAHAVRRAYPDGVLFVRLSGATERSRASADVLRDLIEGLGASVRSVPDRLDAKSAAWRSSVADRRLLVVLDDAASAGQVLPLLPGTPGCAVLVTSRWRLSDLPGAGLLVLQPLADDDGLVMLSRIVGPDRVAAEPAAAERVRDYCTNLPLALRIAGARLAARPDLALSTFADRLADRRRRLDELATTDQAVRGSLHLSYVGLAPPARQILRRIAVLGARDVPARALVLLCGTGTGPAAAEAAVDQLIGANLVEVDTAHPEPRYRLHDLLRAYARERADTEEPAGSLDEALYRLITAACCAAQLATARLPRPSFDPSPPGDPAQTWPGDRPAGPLGGELVRQIRREPRAWLRAEQRNLVAACRYAAVRGWLDQSVVLAAALNSHLWMEGHLDELAAVHRTVRAAAVRHGHRRYLAWSVFMNARVASLRGELTAAVTGFRAARAQASELSMSDLVGHALSALSFYLAEGRAGDDLAVRYGRLAVAVFRRIGQRAGEAEALRVTALALNRPDRSDAALAVMDQAVPITESLDDPMALAMLLNARAGILTVAGRYAAGARDSQRCVDLLASIGERVVRAYAHSQLGYLLLGLARVDDAVVQFVAALDLGVQIGDQTLILSMERNLALRLCRRGMDRQAAAEVRRCGLALRRLGNDGRAALTLRLLAELYERLGDRGAAGWARAQAGQLVAADPFLDERLNLLRQLTGSHPAPGGDPANGRDGTPVDPSRP, encoded by the coding sequence GTGGAGTTCGAAGTTCTTGGTGCGCTGACCGTGCGCGATCATGCCCGCCGAGTGGTGACGGTGCCGCCGGGGCGGCCCACCCGGTTGCTGGTCGGACTGCTGCTGCGGGCCGGCCGACGGGTGCCGGTCGGCGAGCTCGCGGAGCTGCTGTGGGAAGGCGATCCGCCCAAGTCGTACCTGGCGAATCTGCAGACCCACGTGTCCCGGCTACGCCGGCTGCTGCCGCACACCCCGATCCGCTGGCAGGTCGACGGATACCGGATCGACGCCGATCCGGACCAGATCGACGTGCACCTGTTCGCGCACGAGATCGACGCGGCCCGCGATGCCGCCTCGAACGGCGACGTACGGCTGGCAGCGATGTCGTTCCGACACGCACTTGACAGGTTCGCCGGACCCCCGCTCGCTGGGGTTCGTGCGGGTAGCTTCACGGCCGACCTGGCCCGGCTGGACGAGCTACGGCTTGCCGCCGAGGAAGGGCTGCTCACCGCCGAACTGGCCATCGGCCGGCACCAGCCGGCGGTCGCGCGGGCCGAGGCGCTGGTTCGCCAGCACCCGCTGCGCGAACCGTTCTGGGCCCTGCTCATGCGGGCGCTGGCCGCCGACGGGCGCGTCGCCGAGGCACTCGACACGTACCAGCGGGCGCGTGACGTCCTGCGGGACGAACTCGGCACCGAGCCCGGCCCCCGGCTGGCCGCCGTGCATCGCGCGGCGCTGCGGGGTGAACTGCCGATGGCTGCGGATGCGACGCCGACGGCCGTGCCGGTAGCCGGCGGGGCCGCCGTGCCGGCGTCCCCCGCCGTGCCACCGGTGTGCCAGCTGCCGCCGGCGGTCGCTGACTTCACCGGACGTGGCAAGGTGGTCACTGATCTGCTCGCCCGGCTGACGCCTGCGGCGCGAACCGCGCCCCCGGTGGTGGTCGTCTCCGGACCGCCAGGCGTGGGAAAGACAGCGGTGGCTGTGCACGCCGCACACGCGGTACGTCGGGCCTACCCGGACGGCGTCCTGTTCGTTCGGTTGTCCGGTGCGACCGAGCGCAGCCGTGCCTCGGCCGACGTCCTGCGAGACCTGATCGAGGGTCTCGGAGCCAGCGTACGATCGGTGCCCGACCGGCTCGACGCCAAGTCGGCCGCCTGGCGGTCCTCGGTCGCCGACCGCCGCCTACTGGTCGTACTGGACGACGCGGCCTCCGCCGGTCAGGTGCTGCCGCTACTGCCCGGCACCCCCGGCTGCGCGGTCCTGGTCACCAGCCGGTGGCGACTCAGCGACCTGCCCGGGGCCGGCCTGCTGGTGCTGCAACCGTTGGCCGACGACGACGGGCTGGTCATGCTCTCCCGCATCGTCGGACCGGACCGGGTCGCCGCTGAGCCGGCAGCGGCGGAACGGGTCCGGGACTACTGCACGAACCTGCCGCTGGCGCTCCGGATCGCCGGGGCCCGGCTGGCGGCCCGGCCGGACCTCGCCCTGTCGACTTTCGCCGATCGGCTCGCCGATCGGCGTCGCCGACTCGACGAACTGGCCACCACCGACCAAGCGGTCCGCGGCAGTCTGCACCTCAGCTACGTCGGCCTGGCCCCGCCGGCCCGGCAGATTCTGCGCCGGATCGCCGTGCTCGGCGCGCGGGACGTTCCGGCCCGAGCGCTCGTCCTACTCTGCGGCACCGGTACCGGCCCCGCAGCAGCCGAGGCCGCCGTCGATCAGTTGATCGGCGCCAACCTGGTGGAGGTCGACACCGCCCATCCCGAGCCCCGCTACCGGCTGCACGACCTGCTGCGCGCCTACGCACGGGAGCGCGCGGACACAGAGGAACCGGCCGGGAGTCTCGACGAGGCGCTGTACCGGTTGATCACTGCGGCCTGCTGTGCCGCCCAACTGGCCACCGCGCGGTTGCCGCGCCCGTCGTTCGACCCCTCGCCGCCGGGCGACCCGGCGCAGACGTGGCCGGGCGACCGGCCGGCCGGACCGCTGGGCGGTGAACTGGTCCGGCAGATCCGCCGCGAACCCCGCGCCTGGTTGCGGGCCGAGCAGCGCAACCTGGTAGCGGCCTGCCGGTACGCCGCCGTACGAGGCTGGCTGGACCAGTCCGTCGTGCTGGCTGCCGCGCTCAACTCCCACCTGTGGATGGAGGGGCATCTGGACGAGCTGGCCGCCGTGCACCGCACGGTACGCGCTGCCGCCGTCCGGCACGGGCATCGGAGGTACCTGGCCTGGTCCGTCTTCATGAACGCCCGGGTAGCCAGCTTGCGGGGCGAGCTGACGGCGGCGGTCACCGGCTTCCGCGCCGCGCGGGCACAGGCATCGGAGCTGTCCATGAGCGACCTGGTCGGGCACGCGCTGAGTGCGCTCAGTTTCTACCTGGCCGAGGGACGGGCCGGTGACGACCTCGCCGTCCGGTACGGACGCCTCGCTGTGGCCGTGTTCCGCAGGATCGGCCAGCGGGCCGGCGAGGCCGAGGCGCTGCGGGTGACCGCGCTGGCGCTCAACCGTCCGGACCGTTCCGATGCCGCGCTCGCCGTGATGGACCAGGCGGTGCCGATTACCGAGTCGCTGGACGATCCGATGGCCCTCGCGATGCTGCTCAACGCGAGGGCCGGGATCCTGACCGTCGCGGGCCGCTACGCCGCCGGCGCGCGAGACTCCCAACGCTGTGTCGACCTGCTGGCCAGCATCGGAGAGCGGGTGGTCCGGGCGTACGCGCACAGCCAACTCGGCTACCTGCTGCTCGGGCTGGCCCGGGTCGACGACGCGGTGGTCCAGTTCGTCGCCGCGCTCGACCTCGGGGTGCAGATCGGGGACCAGACACTCATCCTCAGCATGGAGCGGAACCTCGCGTTGCGTCTGTGCCGGCGGGGCATGGACCGGCAGGCGGCGGCGGAGGTACGTCGGTGCGGCTTGGCCCTGCGGCGGCTCGGCAACGACGGGCGCGCGGCGCTGACCCTGCGGCTGCTCGCCGAGCTGTACGAGCGGCTCGGCGACCGGGGCGCAGCCGGCTGGGCGCGAGCGCAGGCCGGCCAGCTCGTCGCCGCCGACCCCTTCCTCGACGAGCGGCTCAACCTGCTCCGTCAGCTGACCGGCAGCCACCCGGCACCGGGCGGCGACCCGGCGAACGGCCGGGACGGAACCCCCGTTGATCCGTCCCGGCCGTGA
- a CDS encoding glycoside hydrolase domain-containing protein, protein MIDSGLPRTSLADSHVLAAQQWVNATYAGAPGYLSCPEDGRTGWPTVLSLTQGLQYELGISPTVQNFGPGTLAAVRTRNRLPAEETNTNLVRIYNAALWCKGYWAATDQGVWTAGSEDSFSQLYVDAGLSYAGLSARRAMWPHVARAMLRMDQFRLVPQGDSTVRGIQQRLNSRYVAGVGIPAMSLVPCDGFYSRDVQQGLMMAIQYEVGIPLGSINGNFGPGTQAGLRGVGSGRLTGDLRHLFRSACYVNSPTLLPGDPQLPLAYHPQDIDTDVETATHLAWLRAFQRFSQIPESGTNDYTTWAQLLVSCGDTGRPATGCDCITEITAARGAQLVAAGYRIVGRYLDEHLPPSDPYFLDKALKPGEPETILDAGLRFFPIFQYNGTQLGNFTYPKGYDQGRIAHQKAVAHRIPAGTCIYFAVDFDALDVDIDSGVKPYFQGVKAALAELGDHYQFGVYGSRNVCSRVSQEVGARWSLVSGMSWGYSGNLGFPLPANWAFNQIREYEFTPGWGLEHDVWRDGADPGVAALVSGQ, encoded by the coding sequence ATGATCGATTCCGGCCTGCCACGGACCAGCCTGGCGGACAGCCACGTACTCGCGGCCCAGCAGTGGGTCAACGCCACCTACGCCGGCGCGCCGGGATACCTCAGCTGCCCGGAAGACGGGCGCACCGGCTGGCCGACCGTACTCTCGCTGACCCAGGGGCTGCAGTACGAGCTCGGCATCTCGCCGACGGTGCAGAACTTCGGGCCTGGCACCCTCGCCGCGGTCCGCACGCGTAACCGGCTGCCAGCCGAGGAGACCAACACCAACCTGGTCCGCATCTACAACGCCGCGCTGTGGTGCAAGGGCTACTGGGCCGCCACCGATCAAGGAGTCTGGACCGCCGGCTCGGAGGACTCGTTCAGTCAGCTCTACGTCGACGCCGGGCTGTCGTACGCCGGCCTGTCGGCCCGGCGGGCGATGTGGCCGCACGTCGCGCGGGCGATGCTGCGGATGGACCAGTTCCGCCTGGTGCCGCAGGGTGACAGCACCGTCCGGGGCATCCAGCAGCGGTTGAACTCGCGCTACGTGGCCGGCGTCGGCATCCCGGCGATGAGCCTGGTGCCCTGCGACGGGTTCTACTCCCGGGACGTGCAGCAAGGGCTGATGATGGCCATCCAGTACGAGGTCGGCATCCCGCTGGGCTCGATCAACGGCAACTTCGGGCCGGGCACCCAGGCCGGGCTGCGTGGGGTCGGCTCCGGCCGGCTCACCGGCGATCTGCGGCACCTGTTCCGGTCGGCGTGCTACGTCAACTCGCCGACCTTACTGCCGGGCGATCCACAGCTGCCGCTGGCGTACCACCCGCAGGACATCGACACCGATGTGGAGACCGCCACCCACCTGGCGTGGCTGCGCGCCTTCCAGCGTTTCTCGCAGATCCCCGAGAGCGGCACCAACGACTACACCACCTGGGCCCAGCTGCTCGTCTCCTGCGGCGACACCGGCCGGCCCGCCACCGGCTGCGACTGCATCACCGAGATCACCGCGGCCCGTGGCGCGCAGCTCGTCGCGGCCGGCTACCGGATCGTCGGGCGCTACCTCGACGAGCATCTGCCGCCGTCGGACCCGTACTTTCTGGACAAGGCGCTCAAGCCCGGTGAACCGGAGACCATCCTGGACGCCGGGCTGCGATTCTTCCCGATCTTCCAGTACAACGGCACTCAGCTGGGCAACTTCACCTACCCGAAGGGGTACGACCAGGGGCGGATCGCCCATCAAAAGGCCGTAGCGCACCGGATTCCCGCCGGTACCTGCATCTACTTCGCGGTCGACTTCGACGCTCTGGACGTCGACATCGACAGCGGAGTCAAGCCGTACTTCCAAGGGGTGAAGGCGGCGCTCGCCGAGTTGGGCGACCACTACCAGTTCGGAGTCTACGGCTCGCGCAACGTCTGCAGCCGCGTCTCGCAGGAGGTCGGCGCCCGGTGGTCGCTGGTTTCCGGGATGTCCTGGGGCTACTCCGGCAACCTCGGCTTCCCGCTGCCGGCGAACTGGGCGTTCAACCAGATCCGGGAGTACGAGTTCACGCCTGGCTGGGGACTGGAGCACGACGTATGGCGGGACGGAGCCGATCCGGGGGTCGCCGCGCTCGTTTCCGGCCAGTGA